The Juglans regia cultivar Chandler chromosome 2, Walnut 2.0, whole genome shotgun sequence genome includes a window with the following:
- the LOC109013106 gene encoding proton pump-interactor 1-like: MAVEFEGFEMVQGPGETVTEGDITVLPGKDNGKLDQEPGVNHPIKFGSHGDEPVKGEGNDVSDANFPKDAVDEWPAPKQIHSFYFVRYRPYDDPKIKAKVDQADKEIQRKNQARFQITEALKAKRSDRAELISQVRALKDDNRQFRSILDEKRKEIEPLQQALGKLRNANTGGRGGGLCSSEEELNDVIHSLKYRIQHESIPLTEEKQLLREIKHLEATREKVIANAAMRAKIQDSLGQREAIQDQVKLIGGDLDGVRKEKQALQAKIKQLDDALRAIDNDINSLTEELKVVSQKRDKAYESFHQLRKQRDEGNAYFYQSRAVLNKARELAAKKDINALEELSHSEVESFMSRWSSDKALRDDYEKRILPSLDSRQLSRDGRMRNPDEKPLVVLEEHTFSERETVAKASLKEVKEDSKSPSQDTLLSQKPQKETKIKAAHPKSTLEPIKAEDKETSGLEEIQKDTPAKENEVDAAKSKEMKREEEMAKAKLAMERKKKLQEKAEAKRAIRIQKETEKKLKEREKKAKKKASGSALTSDPEEPTEAVSEVAEPEKVDENVQAPVPGKEKFPKVNTIRPRNRSKGPDSVPKGVLKRKKPTNYWIWAAPAAVFALLVLVLGYYYLF; encoded by the exons ATGGCTGTTGAGTTTGAGGGGTTTGAGATGGTCCAAGGACCAGGGGAGACTGTAACTGAAGGAGACATTACTGTTTTGCCTGGAAAGGATAATGGCAAATTGGATCAAGAGCCTGGTGTCAACCATCCCATAAAATTTGGTTCGCATGGAGATGAACCAGTAAAAGGAGAAGGAAATGACGTTTCTGACGCCAACTTCCCAAAGGATGCAGTTGACGAGTGGCCTGCACCTAAGCAGATCCATTCTTTCTATTTTGTCAGGTACAGACCATATGATGACCCGAAAATAAAAGCCAAAGTTGATCAGGCTGATAAAGAGATTCAGAGGAAAAATCAAGCCCGATTTCAGATCACTGAAGCACTAAAGGCAAAGAGG tCGGATCGAGCAGAGTTGATTTCTCAGGTTAGAGCTTTGAAAGATGACAACCGGCAGTTCAGGTCAATCTTGgatgagaaaagaaaggagatcGAGCCTCTGCAACAGGCTCTTGGCAAGCTGCGCAATGCAAACACGGGTGGTCGGGGTGGTGGTTTATGTTCATCTGAGGAAGAGCTTAATGATGtt ATCCATAGTTTGAAGTACCGCATACAACACGAAAGCATTCCATTGACTGAGGAAAAACAACTCCTTAGAGAGATCAAACATCTTGAGGCGACAAGGGAAAAAGTTATTGCTAATGCTGCTATGAGAGCAAAGATTCAGGATTCATTGGGTCAGAGAGAAGCCATTCAAGACCAGGTTAAA CTTATAGGTGGTGATTTGGATGGAGTAAGAAAGGAGAAACAAGCACTTCAGGCCAAAATTAAGCAACTTGATGATGCACTAAGGGCAATAGACAATGACATTAATTCTTTAACGGAGGAACTAAAGGTTGTCTCCCAAAAGAGGGACAAAGCGTATGAAAGCTTTCATCAACTCAGAAAACAGCGTGATGAGGGG AATGCCTACTTTTACCAAAGCCGTGCAGTCTTGAACAAAGCACGGGAGCTTGCTGCAAAGAAAGATATTAACGCTCTTGAGGAACTTTCACATTCAGAG GTTGAAAGTTTTATGTCTCGCTGGAGCAGTGACAAGGCTCTAAGGGATGATTATGAGAAAAGAATTTTGCCATCATTAGATAGTCGCCAACTGAGTAGGGATGGACGGATGAGGAACCCAGATGAGAAACCTTTGGTGGTGTTGGAAGAACATACATTCTCTGAAAGAGAGACAGTGGCAAAAGCTAGTTTGAAAGAAGTAAAGGAAGATTCCAAATCCCCTTCACAGGATACTTTGCTCAGCCAAAAGCCTCAGAAGGAAACCAAAATTAAAGCAGCACACCCAAAATCCACCTTGGAGCCTATTAAAGCAGAAGACAAGGAGACCTCTGGGTTAGAAGAGATTCAAAAGGACACTCCTGCcaaggaaaatgaagttgatgCAGCAAAGTCCAAGGAGATGAAAAGAGAAGAGGAAATGGCAAAAGCTAAACTGGCCatggaaaggaagaagaagttgCAGGAGAAAGCCGAAGCCAAACGAGCCATTAGGATTCAGAAGGAAACTGAAAAGAAGCTTAAG GAGCGTGAaaagaaagcaaagaaaaaggCCTCAGGTTCCGCACTTACTAGTGATCCTGAAGAACCGACAGAAGCAGTGTCAGAGGTTGCAGAACCAGAGAAGgtagatgaaaatgttcaagCTCCAGTTCCAGGAAAGGAAAAGTTTCCAAAGGTGAATACTATCAGACCCCGGAACAGATCAAAAGGACCGGATTCTGTTCCTAAAGGAGTCCTGAAACGTAAGAAGCCCACTAACTACTGGATATGGGCTGCTCCTGCTGCTGTGTTTGCCTTGCTGGTGCTGGTGCTTGGGTACTACTATCTTTTCTAA